A single region of the Sciurus carolinensis chromosome 16, mSciCar1.2, whole genome shotgun sequence genome encodes:
- the LOC124966640 gene encoding collagen alpha-1(III) chain-like isoform X3, producing MAPLRVLKIVGAGFGVGCQLQKCAGTVHSMTRELVAEALERYGLASSPGSGLSDRSNTGAFATRNPLARPAAGDMDHRKWWAEHLHLLEDLEGPLLVEELWRAWPGWARRFELHGREEARRLEQEAFGAANSDDNVTLEKTSRSFLKELKRITDSNVRVYCPNKCGMMLQRMLWCPECNSGIYLCWKSLDCGDRIINIRERRNLTLNCLYKWHSVSEQLTDYQFFRDWEDSGESLLYKGKNPILIIPSVTSDDTGLYRCELGTERSGPSTIIRYHVTVLSPNATEESTTNFENEYETGAEGETGPTDEGETGPPGQGGGTGPPGQGQTGPPGQGGGTGFPGQGQTGPPGQGGGTGFPGQGQTGPPGQGGGTGFPGQGQTGPPGQGGGTGPPGQGQTGPPGQGGGTGFPGQGQTGQPGQGGGTGLPGQGQTRPPGQGGGTGPPGQGQTGPPGQGGGTGPPGQGQTGPPGQGGGTGFPGQGQTGQPGQGGGTGFPGQGQTRPPGQGGGTGLPGQGQTRPPGQGGGTGPPGQGQTGPPGQGGTGPPGQGETGPPGQGETGPPGQGETGPPGQGETGPPGQGETGPPGQVQSGLAPLSDEIYTNIDDELGQFPVETAPLQGEMAPPAQAETAPLQGEMGPPVQVETAPLQGEMTPLEVETAPLQDETAQPVQDETAPPFQVETAPLQDETAPPNQVETAPLQGETAPVEVETAPLQGETAPLEVETAPLQGETAPLEVETAPLQGETTPPVQVDTAPLVQGETAQPGQGEMAPPFQVETAPLQGETAPVQGETAPPNQVETAPLEVETAPLEVETGSPLEDETAPVQGEAALPGQVETSQLQGEMATAVQGETAAVQGETASAVQAGMASLQDETALLQGETAPLLGETAPLLGDMAPLEETSVPPNSELESSSTNLQTEQVKGVQQGRNIVLLVTIPLLLIVGLILCLAYWRKSKEKK from the exons ATGGCACCCCTAAGGGTTCTCAAGATCGTTGGTGCAGGCTTTGGCGTCGGGTGCCAACTACAAAAGTGTGCTGGCACCGTGCACTCCATGACGCGGGAGTTGGTGGCTGAAGCGCTGGAGCGCTATGGGCTGGCCAGCAGCCCTGGCAGCGGCCTAAGTGACAGAAGCAACACCGGCGCCTTTGCGACACGCAACCCGTTGGCGCGACCGGCTGCCGGGGACATGGACCACCGCAAGTGGTGGGCGGAGCATCTACACCTGCTGGAGGACCTGGAGGGCCCACTGCTGGTGGAGGAACTGTGGCGGGCATGGCCCGGCTGGGCGCGGCGCTTCGAGCTGCACGGCCGCGAGGAGGCGCGCCGCCTGGAGCAGGAGGCCTTCGGGGCCGCCAACAGCGATG ATAACGTCACACTGGAAAAGACATCCCGGAGTTTCCTGAAGGAGCTGAAACGCATCACAGACAGCAATGTAAGAG TTTATTGTCCCAACAAATGTG GCATGATGTTGCAGCGTATGTTATGGTGCCCAGAATGTAACTCGGGGATTTACCTTTGTTGGAAGTCCCTGGACTGTGGGG ATCGCATCATAAATATCCGTGAAAGGAGAAATCTGACCTTGAACTGTCTGTACAAGTGGCACAGTGTTTCTGAACAGCTCACAGACTACCAGTTTTTCAGG GATTGGGAGGACAGTGGTGAGAGCCTGCTGTACAAGGGGAAGAACCCTATCCTGATCATTCCCTCAGTGACTTCAGATGATACTGGCTTGTACCGCTGTGAACTGGGTACGGAGAGATCTGGCCCATCCACAATCATCCGTTACCATGTCACAG TTTTGTCCCCAAATGCTACAGAAGAGTCAACAACAAACTTTGAAAATGAGTATGAGACAGGCGCCGAGGGTGAGACAGGTCCCACAGATGAAGGCGAGACTGGCCCACCTGGACAGGGTGGTGGAACAGGCCCTCCGGGTCAAGGCCAGACTGGACCACCCGGACAGGGTGGTGGAACAGGCTTTCCGGGTCAAGGCCAGACTGGACCACCCGGACAGGGTGGTGGAACAGGCTTTCCGGGTCAAGGCCAGACTGGCCCACCCGGACAGGGTGGTGGAACAGGCTTTCCGGGTCAAGGCCAGACTGGCCCACCCGGACAGGGTGGTGGAACAGGCCCTCCGGGTCAAGGCCAGACTGGCCCACCCGGACAGGGTGGTGGAACAGGCTTTCCGGGTCAAGGCCAGACTGGCCAACCTGGACAGGGTGGTGGAACAGGCCTTCCGGGTCAAGGCCAGACTCGCCCACCTGGACAGGGTGGTGGAACAGGCCCTCCGGGTCAAGGCCAGACTGGCCCACCCGGACAGGGTGGTGGAACAGGCCCTCCGGGTCAAGGCCAGACTGGCCCACCCGGACAGGGTGGTGGAACAGGCTTTCCGGGTCAAGGCCAGACAGGCCAACCTGGACAGGGTGGTGGAACAGGCTTTCCGGGTCAAGGCCAGACTCGCCCACCTGGACAGGGTGGTGGAACAGGCCTTCCGGGTCAAGGCCAGACTCGCCCACCTGGACAGGGTGGTGGAACAGGCCCTCCGGGTCAAGGCCAGACGGGCCCTCCTGGCCAGGGTGGGACAGGCCCACCAGGTCAAGGCGAGACGGGCCCTCCAGGTCAAGGCGAGACGGGCCCACCAGGCCAGGGCGAGACGGGCCCTCCAGGTCAAGGTGAGACGGGCCCACCAGGCCAGGGTGAGACAGGCCCACCTGGCCAGGTACAGTCCGGGTTGGCCCCACTAAGTGATGAGATATACACAAATATAGACGATGAACTGGGCCAATTCCCTGTTGAGACGGCCCCGCTCCAGGGTGAGATGGCCCCTCCAGCCCAGGCTGAGACGGCCCCGCTCCAGGGTGAAATGGGCCCACCTGTCCAGGTTGAGACGGCCCCGCTCCAGGGTGAGATGACTCCACTTGAGGTTGAGACGGCCCCACTTCAGGATGAGACAGCACAACCCGTCCAGGATGAGACGGCCCCACCGTTCCAGGTTGAGACGGCCCCACTGCAGGATGAGACAGCTCCACCAAACCAGGTTGAGACGGCCCCACTTCAGGGGGAGACGGCTCCAGTTGAGGTTGAGACGGCCCCACTTCAGGGGGAGACGGCTCCACTTGAGGTTGAGACGGCCCCACTTCAGGGGGAGACGGCTCCACTTGAGGTTGAGACGGCCCCACTTCAGGGGGAGACGACCCCACCGGTCCAGGTTGATACAGCCCCACTGGTACAGGGTGAGACAGCACAACCAGGCCAGGGTGAGATGGCCCCACCATTCCAGGTTGAGACGGCCCCACTGCAGGGTGAGACGGCCCCAGTCCAAGGTGAGACAGCTCCACCAAACCAGGTGGAAACAGCCCCACTGGAGGTTGAGACAGCTCCACTCGAAGTGGAAACAGGATCACCGCTTGAGGATGAGACAGCGCCAGTACAGGGTGAGGCAGCTCTGCCGGGCCAGGTGGAAACCTCCCAACTCCAAGGTGAGATGGCCACAGCAGTCCAGGGTGAGACAGCGGCAGTTCAGGGTGAGACTGCCTCAGCAGTCCAGGCCGGGATGGCCTCACTCCAGGATGAGACAGCCCTACTCCAAGGTGAGACAGCCCCACTCCTGGGTGAGACGGCCCCACTTCTAGGTGACATGGCCCCACTTGAGGAGACCTCAGTCCCTCCGAACTCAGAATTGGAGTCCTCGTCCACGAACCTCCAGACTGAGCAGGTTAAGGGAGTGCAACAAGGCCGAAACATTGTGCTGCTCGTCACTATCCCTTTGTTACTGATAGTAGGCCTTATTCTTTG CCTAGCTTACTGGCGAAAATcgaaagagaaaaaatag
- the LOC124966640 gene encoding izumo sperm-egg fusion protein 1-like isoform X8 — MAPLRVLKIVGAGFGVGCQLQKCAGTVHSMTRELVAEALERYGLASSPGSGLSDRSNTGAFATRNPLARPAAGDMDHRKWWAEHLHLLEDLEGPLLVEELWRAWPGWARRFELHGREEARRLEQEAFGAANSDDNVTLEKTSRSFLKELKRITDSNVRGEKFVKQLYQMLEKEKAKFTQLAIHFQKKVYCPNKCATFLWLGFAGMMLQRMLWCPECNSGIYLCWKSLDCGDRIINIRERRNLTLNCLYKWHSVSEQLTDYQFFRDWEDSGESLLYKGKNPILIIPSVTSDDTGLYRCELGTERSGPSTIIRYHVTG, encoded by the exons ATGGCACCCCTAAGGGTTCTCAAGATCGTTGGTGCAGGCTTTGGCGTCGGGTGCCAACTACAAAAGTGTGCTGGCACCGTGCACTCCATGACGCGGGAGTTGGTGGCTGAAGCGCTGGAGCGCTATGGGCTGGCCAGCAGCCCTGGCAGCGGCCTAAGTGACAGAAGCAACACCGGCGCCTTTGCGACACGCAACCCGTTGGCGCGACCGGCTGCCGGGGACATGGACCACCGCAAGTGGTGGGCGGAGCATCTACACCTGCTGGAGGACCTGGAGGGCCCACTGCTGGTGGAGGAACTGTGGCGGGCATGGCCCGGCTGGGCGCGGCGCTTCGAGCTGCACGGCCGCGAGGAGGCGCGCCGCCTGGAGCAGGAGGCCTTCGGGGCCGCCAACAGCGATG ATAACGTCACACTGGAAAAGACATCCCGGAGTTTCCTGAAGGAGCTGAAACGCATCACAGACAGCAATGTAAGAG gggAGAAATTTGTGAAGCAGCTATACCAGATGTTGGAGAAGGAAAAGGCGAAATTTACCCAATTAGCTATTCATTTCCAGAAGAAGG TTTATTGTCCCAACAAATGTG ccacCTTTCTCTGGCTTGGATTTGCAG GCATGATGTTGCAGCGTATGTTATGGTGCCCAGAATGTAACTCGGGGATTTACCTTTGTTGGAAGTCCCTGGACTGTGGGG ATCGCATCATAAATATCCGTGAAAGGAGAAATCTGACCTTGAACTGTCTGTACAAGTGGCACAGTGTTTCTGAACAGCTCACAGACTACCAGTTTTTCAGG GATTGGGAGGACAGTGGTGAGAGCCTGCTGTACAAGGGGAAGAACCCTATCCTGATCATTCCCTCAGTGACTTCAGATGATACTGGCTTGTACCGCTGTGAACTGGGTACGGAGAGATCTGGCCCATCCACAATCATCCGTTACCATGTCACAG GTTGA
- the LOC124966640 gene encoding collagen alpha-1(III) chain-like isoform X2, producing the protein MAPLRVLKIVGAGFGVGCQLQKCAGTVHSMTRELVAEALERYGLASSPGSGLSDRSNTGAFATRNPLARPAAGDMDHRKWWAEHLHLLEDLEGPLLVEELWRAWPGWARRFELHGREEARRLEQEAFGAANSDDNVTLEKTSRSFLKELKRITDSNVRGEKFVKQLYQMLEKEKAKFTQLAIHFQKKVYCPNKCGMMLQRMLWCPECNSGIYLCWKSLDCGDRIINIRERRNLTLNCLYKWHSVSEQLTDYQFFRDWEDSGESLLYKGKNPILIIPSVTSDDTGLYRCELGTERSGPSTIIRYHVTVLSPNATEESTTNFENEYETGAEGETGPTDEGETGPPGQGGGTGPPGQGQTGPPGQGGGTGFPGQGQTGPPGQGGGTGFPGQGQTGPPGQGGGTGFPGQGQTGPPGQGGGTGPPGQGQTGPPGQGGGTGFPGQGQTGQPGQGGGTGLPGQGQTRPPGQGGGTGPPGQGQTGPPGQGGGTGPPGQGQTGPPGQGGGTGFPGQGQTGQPGQGGGTGFPGQGQTRPPGQGGGTGLPGQGQTRPPGQGGGTGPPGQGQTGPPGQGGTGPPGQGETGPPGQGETGPPGQGETGPPGQGETGPPGQGETGPPGQVQSGLAPLSDEIYTNIDDELGQFPVETAPLQGEMAPPAQAETAPLQGEMGPPVQVETAPLQGEMTPLEVETAPLQDETAQPVQDETAPPFQVETAPLQDETAPPNQVETAPLQGETAPVEVETAPLQGETAPLEVETAPLQGETAPLEVETAPLQGETTPPVQVDTAPLVQGETAQPGQGEMAPPFQVETAPLQGETAPVQGETAPPNQVETAPLEVETAPLEVETGSPLEDETAPVQGEAALPGQVETSQLQGEMATAVQGETAAVQGETASAVQAGMASLQDETALLQGETAPLLGETAPLLGDMAPLEETSVPPNSELESSSTNLQTEQVKGVQQGRNIVLLVTIPLLLIVGLILCLAYWRKSKEKK; encoded by the exons ATGGCACCCCTAAGGGTTCTCAAGATCGTTGGTGCAGGCTTTGGCGTCGGGTGCCAACTACAAAAGTGTGCTGGCACCGTGCACTCCATGACGCGGGAGTTGGTGGCTGAAGCGCTGGAGCGCTATGGGCTGGCCAGCAGCCCTGGCAGCGGCCTAAGTGACAGAAGCAACACCGGCGCCTTTGCGACACGCAACCCGTTGGCGCGACCGGCTGCCGGGGACATGGACCACCGCAAGTGGTGGGCGGAGCATCTACACCTGCTGGAGGACCTGGAGGGCCCACTGCTGGTGGAGGAACTGTGGCGGGCATGGCCCGGCTGGGCGCGGCGCTTCGAGCTGCACGGCCGCGAGGAGGCGCGCCGCCTGGAGCAGGAGGCCTTCGGGGCCGCCAACAGCGATG ATAACGTCACACTGGAAAAGACATCCCGGAGTTTCCTGAAGGAGCTGAAACGCATCACAGACAGCAATGTAAGAG gggAGAAATTTGTGAAGCAGCTATACCAGATGTTGGAGAAGGAAAAGGCGAAATTTACCCAATTAGCTATTCATTTCCAGAAGAAGG TTTATTGTCCCAACAAATGTG GCATGATGTTGCAGCGTATGTTATGGTGCCCAGAATGTAACTCGGGGATTTACCTTTGTTGGAAGTCCCTGGACTGTGGGG ATCGCATCATAAATATCCGTGAAAGGAGAAATCTGACCTTGAACTGTCTGTACAAGTGGCACAGTGTTTCTGAACAGCTCACAGACTACCAGTTTTTCAGG GATTGGGAGGACAGTGGTGAGAGCCTGCTGTACAAGGGGAAGAACCCTATCCTGATCATTCCCTCAGTGACTTCAGATGATACTGGCTTGTACCGCTGTGAACTGGGTACGGAGAGATCTGGCCCATCCACAATCATCCGTTACCATGTCACAG TTTTGTCCCCAAATGCTACAGAAGAGTCAACAACAAACTTTGAAAATGAGTATGAGACAGGCGCCGAGGGTGAGACAGGTCCCACAGATGAAGGCGAGACTGGCCCACCTGGACAGGGTGGTGGAACAGGCCCTCCGGGTCAAGGCCAGACTGGACCACCCGGACAGGGTGGTGGAACAGGCTTTCCGGGTCAAGGCCAGACTGGACCACCCGGACAGGGTGGTGGAACAGGCTTTCCGGGTCAAGGCCAGACTGGCCCACCCGGACAGGGTGGTGGAACAGGCTTTCCGGGTCAAGGCCAGACTGGCCCACCCGGACAGGGTGGTGGAACAGGCCCTCCGGGTCAAGGCCAGACTGGCCCACCCGGACAGGGTGGTGGAACAGGCTTTCCGGGTCAAGGCCAGACTGGCCAACCTGGACAGGGTGGTGGAACAGGCCTTCCGGGTCAAGGCCAGACTCGCCCACCTGGACAGGGTGGTGGAACAGGCCCTCCGGGTCAAGGCCAGACTGGCCCACCCGGACAGGGTGGTGGAACAGGCCCTCCGGGTCAAGGCCAGACTGGCCCACCCGGACAGGGTGGTGGAACAGGCTTTCCGGGTCAAGGCCAGACAGGCCAACCTGGACAGGGTGGTGGAACAGGCTTTCCGGGTCAAGGCCAGACTCGCCCACCTGGACAGGGTGGTGGAACAGGCCTTCCGGGTCAAGGCCAGACTCGCCCACCTGGACAGGGTGGTGGAACAGGCCCTCCGGGTCAAGGCCAGACGGGCCCTCCTGGCCAGGGTGGGACAGGCCCACCAGGTCAAGGCGAGACGGGCCCTCCAGGTCAAGGCGAGACGGGCCCACCAGGCCAGGGCGAGACGGGCCCTCCAGGTCAAGGTGAGACGGGCCCACCAGGCCAGGGTGAGACAGGCCCACCTGGCCAGGTACAGTCCGGGTTGGCCCCACTAAGTGATGAGATATACACAAATATAGACGATGAACTGGGCCAATTCCCTGTTGAGACGGCCCCGCTCCAGGGTGAGATGGCCCCTCCAGCCCAGGCTGAGACGGCCCCGCTCCAGGGTGAAATGGGCCCACCTGTCCAGGTTGAGACGGCCCCGCTCCAGGGTGAGATGACTCCACTTGAGGTTGAGACGGCCCCACTTCAGGATGAGACAGCACAACCCGTCCAGGATGAGACGGCCCCACCGTTCCAGGTTGAGACGGCCCCACTGCAGGATGAGACAGCTCCACCAAACCAGGTTGAGACGGCCCCACTTCAGGGGGAGACGGCTCCAGTTGAGGTTGAGACGGCCCCACTTCAGGGGGAGACGGCTCCACTTGAGGTTGAGACGGCCCCACTTCAGGGGGAGACGGCTCCACTTGAGGTTGAGACGGCCCCACTTCAGGGGGAGACGACCCCACCGGTCCAGGTTGATACAGCCCCACTGGTACAGGGTGAGACAGCACAACCAGGCCAGGGTGAGATGGCCCCACCATTCCAGGTTGAGACGGCCCCACTGCAGGGTGAGACGGCCCCAGTCCAAGGTGAGACAGCTCCACCAAACCAGGTGGAAACAGCCCCACTGGAGGTTGAGACAGCTCCACTCGAAGTGGAAACAGGATCACCGCTTGAGGATGAGACAGCGCCAGTACAGGGTGAGGCAGCTCTGCCGGGCCAGGTGGAAACCTCCCAACTCCAAGGTGAGATGGCCACAGCAGTCCAGGGTGAGACAGCGGCAGTTCAGGGTGAGACTGCCTCAGCAGTCCAGGCCGGGATGGCCTCACTCCAGGATGAGACAGCCCTACTCCAAGGTGAGACAGCCCCACTCCTGGGTGAGACGGCCCCACTTCTAGGTGACATGGCCCCACTTGAGGAGACCTCAGTCCCTCCGAACTCAGAATTGGAGTCCTCGTCCACGAACCTCCAGACTGAGCAGGTTAAGGGAGTGCAACAAGGCCGAAACATTGTGCTGCTCGTCACTATCCCTTTGTTACTGATAGTAGGCCTTATTCTTTG CCTAGCTTACTGGCGAAAATcgaaagagaaaaaatag
- the LOC124966640 gene encoding collagen alpha-1(III) chain-like isoform X5, translating to MGLCFALSLATLACCLLSAGCCVTCSEAVRAALNSLKNNYLPRHLDTRLVRKTKESIDKLTLDFKNPDMRGFLGAIDNVTLEKTSRSFLKELKRITDSNVRGMMLQRMLWCPECNSGIYLCWKSLDCGDRIINIRERRNLTLNCLYKWHSVSEQLTDYQFFRDWEDSGESLLYKGKNPILIIPSVTSDDTGLYRCELGTERSGPSTIIRYHVTVLSPNATEESTTNFENEYETGAEGETGPTDEGETGPPGQGGGTGPPGQGQTGPPGQGGGTGFPGQGQTGPPGQGGGTGFPGQGQTGPPGQGGGTGFPGQGQTGPPGQGGGTGPPGQGQTGPPGQGGGTGFPGQGQTGQPGQGGGTGLPGQGQTRPPGQGGGTGPPGQGQTGPPGQGGGTGPPGQGQTGPPGQGGGTGFPGQGQTGQPGQGGGTGFPGQGQTRPPGQGGGTGLPGQGQTRPPGQGGGTGPPGQGQTGPPGQGGTGPPGQGETGPPGQGETGPPGQGETGPPGQGETGPPGQGETGPPGQVQSGLAPLSDEIYTNIDDELGQFPVETAPLQGEMAPPAQAETAPLQGEMGPPVQVETAPLQGEMTPLEVETAPLQDETAQPVQDETAPPFQVETAPLQDETAPPNQVETAPLQGETAPVEVETAPLQGETAPLEVETAPLQGETAPLEVETAPLQGETTPPVQVDTAPLVQGETAQPGQGEMAPPFQVETAPLQGETAPVQGETAPPNQVETAPLEVETAPLEVETGSPLEDETAPVQGEAALPGQVETSQLQGEMATAVQGETAAVQGETASAVQAGMASLQDETALLQGETAPLLGETAPLLGDMAPLEETSVPPNSELESSSTNLQTEQVKGVQQGRNIVLLVTIPLLLIVGLILCLAYWRKSKEKK from the exons ATGGGGCTCTGTTTTGCCCTCTCATTGGCCACACTGGCCTGCTGCCTGCTTTCTGCAGGCTGTTGTGTCACATGTAGCGAGGCAGTCAGAGCAGCACTAAACTCCTTGAAGAATAATTACCTGCCCAGACACCTGGACACCAGACTTGTCAGAAAAACGAAGGAGTCAATAGATAAGCTTACTTTGGATTTCAAGAATCCGGATATGAGAGGATTTTTGGGGGCCATAG ATAACGTCACACTGGAAAAGACATCCCGGAGTTTCCTGAAGGAGCTGAAACGCATCACAGACAGCAATGTAAGAG GCATGATGTTGCAGCGTATGTTATGGTGCCCAGAATGTAACTCGGGGATTTACCTTTGTTGGAAGTCCCTGGACTGTGGGG ATCGCATCATAAATATCCGTGAAAGGAGAAATCTGACCTTGAACTGTCTGTACAAGTGGCACAGTGTTTCTGAACAGCTCACAGACTACCAGTTTTTCAGG GATTGGGAGGACAGTGGTGAGAGCCTGCTGTACAAGGGGAAGAACCCTATCCTGATCATTCCCTCAGTGACTTCAGATGATACTGGCTTGTACCGCTGTGAACTGGGTACGGAGAGATCTGGCCCATCCACAATCATCCGTTACCATGTCACAG TTTTGTCCCCAAATGCTACAGAAGAGTCAACAACAAACTTTGAAAATGAGTATGAGACAGGCGCCGAGGGTGAGACAGGTCCCACAGATGAAGGCGAGACTGGCCCACCTGGACAGGGTGGTGGAACAGGCCCTCCGGGTCAAGGCCAGACTGGACCACCCGGACAGGGTGGTGGAACAGGCTTTCCGGGTCAAGGCCAGACTGGACCACCCGGACAGGGTGGTGGAACAGGCTTTCCGGGTCAAGGCCAGACTGGCCCACCCGGACAGGGTGGTGGAACAGGCTTTCCGGGTCAAGGCCAGACTGGCCCACCCGGACAGGGTGGTGGAACAGGCCCTCCGGGTCAAGGCCAGACTGGCCCACCCGGACAGGGTGGTGGAACAGGCTTTCCGGGTCAAGGCCAGACTGGCCAACCTGGACAGGGTGGTGGAACAGGCCTTCCGGGTCAAGGCCAGACTCGCCCACCTGGACAGGGTGGTGGAACAGGCCCTCCGGGTCAAGGCCAGACTGGCCCACCCGGACAGGGTGGTGGAACAGGCCCTCCGGGTCAAGGCCAGACTGGCCCACCCGGACAGGGTGGTGGAACAGGCTTTCCGGGTCAAGGCCAGACAGGCCAACCTGGACAGGGTGGTGGAACAGGCTTTCCGGGTCAAGGCCAGACTCGCCCACCTGGACAGGGTGGTGGAACAGGCCTTCCGGGTCAAGGCCAGACTCGCCCACCTGGACAGGGTGGTGGAACAGGCCCTCCGGGTCAAGGCCAGACGGGCCCTCCTGGCCAGGGTGGGACAGGCCCACCAGGTCAAGGCGAGACGGGCCCTCCAGGTCAAGGCGAGACGGGCCCACCAGGCCAGGGCGAGACGGGCCCTCCAGGTCAAGGTGAGACGGGCCCACCAGGCCAGGGTGAGACAGGCCCACCTGGCCAGGTACAGTCCGGGTTGGCCCCACTAAGTGATGAGATATACACAAATATAGACGATGAACTGGGCCAATTCCCTGTTGAGACGGCCCCGCTCCAGGGTGAGATGGCCCCTCCAGCCCAGGCTGAGACGGCCCCGCTCCAGGGTGAAATGGGCCCACCTGTCCAGGTTGAGACGGCCCCGCTCCAGGGTGAGATGACTCCACTTGAGGTTGAGACGGCCCCACTTCAGGATGAGACAGCACAACCCGTCCAGGATGAGACGGCCCCACCGTTCCAGGTTGAGACGGCCCCACTGCAGGATGAGACAGCTCCACCAAACCAGGTTGAGACGGCCCCACTTCAGGGGGAGACGGCTCCAGTTGAGGTTGAGACGGCCCCACTTCAGGGGGAGACGGCTCCACTTGAGGTTGAGACGGCCCCACTTCAGGGGGAGACGGCTCCACTTGAGGTTGAGACGGCCCCACTTCAGGGGGAGACGACCCCACCGGTCCAGGTTGATACAGCCCCACTGGTACAGGGTGAGACAGCACAACCAGGCCAGGGTGAGATGGCCCCACCATTCCAGGTTGAGACGGCCCCACTGCAGGGTGAGACGGCCCCAGTCCAAGGTGAGACAGCTCCACCAAACCAGGTGGAAACAGCCCCACTGGAGGTTGAGACAGCTCCACTCGAAGTGGAAACAGGATCACCGCTTGAGGATGAGACAGCGCCAGTACAGGGTGAGGCAGCTCTGCCGGGCCAGGTGGAAACCTCCCAACTCCAAGGTGAGATGGCCACAGCAGTCCAGGGTGAGACAGCGGCAGTTCAGGGTGAGACTGCCTCAGCAGTCCAGGCCGGGATGGCCTCACTCCAGGATGAGACAGCCCTACTCCAAGGTGAGACAGCCCCACTCCTGGGTGAGACGGCCCCACTTCTAGGTGACATGGCCCCACTTGAGGAGACCTCAGTCCCTCCGAACTCAGAATTGGAGTCCTCGTCCACGAACCTCCAGACTGAGCAGGTTAAGGGAGTGCAACAAGGCCGAAACATTGTGCTGCTCGTCACTATCCCTTTGTTACTGATAGTAGGCCTTATTCTTTG CCTAGCTTACTGGCGAAAATcgaaagagaaaaaatag